In one window of Tenacibaculum mesophilum DNA:
- the proS gene encoding proline--tRNA ligase, with protein MSKHLTKRAEDYSKWYNELIVKADLAENSAVRGCMVIKPYGFAIWENMQKELDRMFKETGHQNAYFPLFVPKSLFEAEEKNAEGFAKECAVVTHYRLQNDPDNEGKLRVDPEAKLEEELVVRPTSEAIIWNTYKGWIQSHRDLPLLVNQWANVVRWEMRTRLFLRTAEFLWQEGHTAHATKAEAIAEAKQMQEVYATFAENFMAMPVVKGAKSESERFAGADDTLTIEALMQDGKALQAGTSHFLGQNFAKAFDVKYTSKEGKQEYVWATSWGVSTRLIGGLIMTHSDDAGLVLPPKLAPIQVVIVPIYKGEEQLNAISEKVDVIVKELRAKGISVKFDDRDTFRPGAKFAEYELKGVPVRVAMGKRDLENGTVEVARRDTFEKQTVSRDEVVDIVANLLEEIQKNLYNRALIYRNDHITEVNSFEEFKDVIENKGGFVSAHWDGTIETEDKIKELTKATIRCIPNDVKEENGVCVLTGKPSTKRVFFAKAY; from the coding sequence ATGAGCAAACATTTAACAAAAAGAGCCGAAGATTACTCTAAATGGTATAACGAATTGATTGTAAAAGCTGATTTAGCTGAGAATTCAGCAGTAAGAGGTTGCATGGTAATTAAGCCCTACGGATTTGCAATTTGGGAGAACATGCAAAAAGAATTAGATAGAATGTTTAAAGAAACAGGACATCAAAATGCTTATTTTCCTCTTTTTGTGCCCAAAAGTTTGTTTGAAGCAGAAGAAAAGAATGCTGAAGGATTTGCAAAAGAATGTGCGGTAGTTACACATTACCGATTACAAAATGACCCAGATAATGAAGGAAAGCTACGTGTAGATCCTGAGGCTAAATTGGAAGAAGAGTTAGTCGTTCGACCGACATCTGAAGCAATTATTTGGAATACTTATAAAGGATGGATTCAATCACACAGAGATTTACCATTGCTAGTAAATCAATGGGCAAATGTTGTAAGATGGGAAATGCGTACACGTTTATTCTTACGTACTGCTGAGTTTTTATGGCAAGAAGGTCACACAGCACATGCAACAAAGGCAGAAGCAATAGCTGAAGCAAAGCAAATGCAAGAGGTGTATGCAACTTTTGCTGAGAACTTTATGGCAATGCCTGTTGTTAAAGGAGCTAAAAGTGAGAGTGAACGTTTTGCTGGGGCAGATGATACCTTAACAATAGAAGCTTTAATGCAAGATGGTAAAGCATTACAAGCTGGAACTTCACACTTTTTAGGGCAAAATTTTGCTAAGGCATTTGACGTAAAGTATACCTCGAAAGAAGGAAAACAAGAATATGTATGGGCTACTTCTTGGGGGGTATCAACACGTTTAATAGGTGGATTGATAATGACACACTCTGATGATGCTGGTTTAGTACTACCTCCAAAGCTAGCGCCAATTCAAGTTGTAATTGTACCTATATATAAAGGAGAGGAACAATTAAATGCTATTTCTGAAAAAGTAGATGTAATTGTAAAAGAATTACGAGCTAAAGGAATATCAGTAAAATTTGACGATAGAGACACTTTTAGACCAGGTGCTAAGTTTGCTGAGTATGAATTAAAAGGTGTTCCCGTACGAGTTGCAATGGGAAAAAGAGATTTAGAAAATGGAACAGTAGAAGTAGCGCGTCGTGATACTTTTGAGAAACAAACAGTCTCTAGAGATGAGGTGGTAGATATTGTAGCTAATTTATTAGAAGAAATTCAAAAGAACTTATATAATAGAGCATTAATTTACAGAAACGATCATATTACGGAAGTAAACTCTTTTGAAGAGTTTAAAGATGTGATAGAAAATAAAGGAGGGTTTGTATCAGCACATTGGGATGGTACAATTGAAACAGAAGATAAGATAAAGGAGTTAACAAAAGCTACAATAAGATGTATTCCTAATGATGTAAAAGAAGAGAATGGAGTATGTGTGTTAACAGGAAAACCATCAACAAAAAGAGTATTTTTTGCAAAAGCATATTAA